One Pseudanabaena sp. FACHB-2040 genomic window carries:
- a CDS encoding alpha-amylase family protein — MRTHWYKNAIFYSLNVETFFDSNGDGIGDFPGLTQKLDYIASLGTTCLWLLPFYPSPNRDNGYDVMDYYNVSPRLGTLGDFGEFMVQAKERGIRVLIDMVINHTSVEHPWFQSSRSDPNSPYRNYYIWVDTPPDPDKVAQKDVAFPGVEDSIWEYDEAAQAYYLHHFYKEQPDLNFTNPEVREEICKIMGFWLALGVSGFRIDAAPYMLETPGLEDVEPEKLKGFYKEMRSFVTNRCSDAILLAEANEPPEKIPMFFGEGDRMHVLFNFLLNQYMFLALAREDANTLKEGFKLLPEIPADAHWLNFVRHHDELTLDQLTEAERQEIFKVFAPQENMQIYGRGIRRRLPPMVENDRRRLELIYSLLFSLPGIPMLRYGEEIGMGDDLSLQGRGSVRTPMQWANEENGGFSTGSADQLASPMISSGDYGYQQVNVACQQLDPNSLLNWIERATRMRKQAMEFGWGQPEVIEADEPCVFAHCCYQKDKAMLAVHNLSGKPCTATLKANHLSHLVDFFSDRTYDPVSDHSISLSPYGYRWFKVKRQP; from the coding sequence ATGCGAACACACTGGTACAAAAACGCGATCTTTTATTCTTTGAATGTCGAAACCTTTTTTGACAGCAACGGCGACGGCATTGGCGATTTTCCAGGGTTAACGCAAAAGCTAGACTACATTGCCAGCCTAGGAACAACCTGTCTATGGCTGCTGCCCTTTTACCCATCGCCCAATCGCGACAATGGGTACGACGTAATGGATTACTACAACGTCAGTCCCCGGCTGGGCACGCTGGGCGACTTTGGAGAATTCATGGTGCAGGCCAAGGAGCGAGGCATCCGGGTGCTAATCGATATGGTGATCAACCACACATCGGTCGAGCACCCCTGGTTTCAGTCGTCTCGCTCCGACCCCAATTCCCCCTACCGCAACTACTACATCTGGGTGGATACGCCCCCCGACCCAGACAAAGTTGCGCAGAAGGATGTTGCCTTTCCAGGCGTCGAAGACAGCATTTGGGAATATGACGAAGCCGCTCAAGCCTATTATCTGCACCACTTCTATAAAGAGCAGCCAGACCTGAACTTCACCAACCCTGAGGTGCGGGAAGAGATTTGCAAGATCATGGGCTTTTGGCTGGCTCTAGGCGTTTCTGGGTTTCGCATTGATGCGGCTCCCTACATGCTAGAAACCCCAGGGCTAGAAGACGTCGAGCCTGAAAAGCTCAAAGGCTTCTACAAGGAGATGCGCTCCTTTGTCACCAACCGCTGCAGCGACGCCATTCTGCTGGCCGAGGCCAACGAACCCCCCGAAAAAATCCCCATGTTCTTCGGGGAAGGCGATCGCATGCACGTGCTGTTTAACTTCCTGCTAAACCAGTACATGTTTCTAGCGCTGGCCCGAGAAGATGCCAATACCCTGAAGGAGGGCTTTAAGCTCCTGCCAGAGATTCCTGCCGATGCCCATTGGCTCAACTTTGTGCGGCACCACGATGAGCTCACCCTAGACCAGCTCACTGAGGCGGAACGGCAGGAGATCTTTAAAGTCTTTGCCCCCCAAGAAAATATGCAAATCTATGGCCGGGGCATTCGCCGCCGCCTGCCGCCGATGGTGGAAAATGACCGCCGTCGCCTGGAGCTGATCTACAGCCTGCTGTTTAGCCTGCCCGGTATTCCCATGCTGCGCTACGGCGAAGAAATCGGCATGGGCGACGATCTCTCCCTCCAGGGCCGCGGCAGCGTCCGCACCCCCATGCAGTGGGCAAATGAGGAAAATGGCGGCTTCTCCACAGGCTCAGCAGATCAGCTTGCCAGCCCCATGATCAGCAGCGGGGATTACGGCTACCAGCAGGTGAATGTGGCCTGCCAACAGCTTGACCCCAACTCGCTGCTGAACTGGATCGAGCGAGCAACGCGAATGCGAAAGCAGGCAATGGAATTTGGCTGGGGACAGCCCGAGGTGATCGAAGCCGATGAGCCTTGCGTGTTTGCCCACTGCTGCTACCAAAAGGACAAAGCCATGCTGGCAGTCCACAACCTCTCGGGCAAACCCTGTACCGCCACGCTAAAGGCTAACCACCTCAGTCACCTGGTCGATTTCTTTAGCGATCGCACCTACGACCCTGTTAGCGACCACTCTATCTCCCTCTCCCCCTACGGCTACCGCTGGTTCAAAGTCAAACGCCAACCCTAA
- a CDS encoding MOSC N-terminal beta barrel domain-containing protein, with the protein MSSVSLNPTLARIDLYPVKSFDGTAVPQAEILPGGSLKCDRRFALFDSQGHFVNGKRDARIHQLRALFSEDCTRLTLWIDGSDEKTTFDLTQPWDELESWLSSYFQQPVTLQENRRMGFPDDTNSPGPTIVSTATLKAVAAWYPDLDVAEVRRRFRTNLEIDGVPAFWEDQLFGEEGQTVAFQIGEVTFWGINPCQRCIVPTRDTWTGTSTAQFQKTFNQQRLATLPEWVNRSRFNHFYRLAVNTRLPTTEVGKVLKLGDPLRLIQ; encoded by the coding sequence ATGTCCTCTGTGTCGCTCAATCCTACGCTGGCCCGCATTGATCTGTACCCGGTTAAGTCTTTTGACGGTACAGCTGTGCCGCAGGCCGAGATCTTGCCCGGTGGGTCGCTGAAGTGCGATCGCAGGTTTGCCCTCTTTGACAGCCAAGGCCATTTCGTCAACGGCAAGCGCGATGCCCGCATTCATCAGCTCCGGGCTCTGTTTTCTGAAGACTGCACCAGACTGACGCTCTGGATTGACGGCAGTGATGAGAAAACCACCTTTGATCTAACTCAGCCTTGGGACGAGCTAGAAAGCTGGCTCAGTAGTTATTTCCAACAGCCTGTTACTCTGCAGGAAAACCGTCGGATGGGCTTTCCCGATGACACCAATTCGCCGGGGCCTACGATAGTCAGCACTGCAACGCTAAAAGCCGTGGCTGCCTGGTATCCTGATTTGGATGTGGCCGAAGTGCGTAGGCGCTTTCGCACCAATTTGGAGATCGATGGTGTGCCTGCCTTTTGGGAAGATCAGCTCTTCGGAGAAGAGGGTCAAACCGTTGCGTTTCAAATTGGAGAGGTGACCTTTTGGGGCATTAACCCCTGTCAGCGCTGCATCGTGCCCACCCGCGATACCTGGACCGGGACCAGCACTGCCCAGTTCCAAAAAACGTTTAATCAGCAGCGGCTGGCTACCCTGCCAGAGTGGGTTAACCGCTCCCGGTTCAACCACTTCTATCGGCTGGCGGTCAACACGCGGCTGCCCACAACTGAGGTG
- the hpt gene encoding hypoxanthine phosphoribosyltransferase, which yields MAHILHWITRASSGYPLMSTLVPLISQAEIADTVARLAQTLDQDYAGKSPVVVGVLKGAFIFLSDLIRQMQTPIQRVELIRLSSYGAATNSSGNVKVLMDLPPDLVAGQDVILVEDIVDTGRSTSVALANLAACGPASLKLCSLLDKPSRRQVAITIDYLGLTIPDRFIVGYGLDRNEQYRQLPGIFVMEA from the coding sequence ATGGCGCATATTCTGCACTGGATTACTCGCGCCAGTTCTGGCTACCCACTGATGAGCACACTCGTCCCCTTGATTTCCCAGGCCGAAATTGCTGATACCGTCGCTCGCCTAGCCCAAACCCTAGACCAAGACTATGCTGGCAAATCTCCTGTAGTGGTCGGCGTGCTTAAAGGGGCCTTTATCTTTTTGTCCGACCTGATTCGCCAAATGCAAACTCCCATTCAGCGGGTCGAGCTGATTCGCCTGTCTAGCTATGGCGCAGCTACAAACAGTTCAGGGAACGTCAAGGTACTGATGGACTTGCCGCCAGATCTGGTTGCAGGCCAAGACGTAATTTTGGTCGAAGACATTGTCGATACCGGGCGCTCTACCTCGGTGGCCCTGGCAAACCTAGCCGCCTGCGGCCCTGCCTCACTTAAGCTTTGCTCCTTACTGGATAAGCCCTCTCGACGGCAGGTGGCGATTACCATTGACTATCTGGGCCTGACCATTCCCGATCGCTTCATTGTGGGCTACGGCCTTGATAGAAACGAGCAGTACCGGCAGCTTCCCGGCATTTTTGTGATGGAAGCGTAG
- a CDS encoding TIGR03885 family FMN-dependent LLM class oxidoreductase, with translation MVNIGYHASHEQFPPSQLLQWVQLAEQAGFTRCLSSDHFYPWSEDQGQSGFAWSWLGAAMQAAPSLEFRVVNAPGQRYHPAIIAQAAATLMEMFPRRFWITVGSGQALNEKITGTQWPSKRDRNERLKECVDIMRALWAGETVNHRGHVSVQETKLYTRPDYFPPIIGAAITPKTAEWVGGWADGLITVSHPPEMLKEVVEAFRRGGGEGKPMILKVQLSYDHTEEAALQGAHHQWRNNIFPSPVLSELHTPEQFDGLSEMVTLEEVAQKVRVSADPQQHIEWLQKDIELGFDELILHNVNRQQEQFIHDFGEKVLPQLTR, from the coding sequence ATGGTCAACATCGGCTACCACGCCTCCCACGAACAGTTTCCGCCCAGCCAGCTGCTCCAGTGGGTGCAGCTAGCAGAACAGGCAGGCTTTACCCGCTGCCTTTCCTCCGACCACTTCTACCCCTGGAGTGAAGACCAGGGCCAGAGCGGCTTTGCCTGGTCCTGGCTAGGAGCAGCAATGCAGGCTGCACCCAGTCTAGAATTTCGGGTGGTCAATGCCCCCGGCCAGCGCTATCACCCTGCCATCATCGCCCAGGCTGCTGCCACGCTGATGGAAATGTTTCCCCGCCGCTTTTGGATTACGGTGGGCAGCGGCCAAGCCCTGAACGAGAAAATTACCGGTACTCAATGGCCGAGTAAACGCGATCGCAACGAACGCCTCAAGGAATGTGTTGACATTATGCGGGCGCTCTGGGCAGGCGAAACCGTCAACCATCGGGGGCATGTGAGCGTACAGGAAACCAAACTCTACACGCGCCCAGACTATTTCCCGCCCATCATCGGCGCTGCCATTACCCCCAAAACTGCCGAATGGGTTGGCGGCTGGGCCGATGGCCTAATCACCGTCTCCCATCCTCCCGAGATGCTAAAAGAGGTGGTCGAAGCCTTCCGGCGCGGTGGCGGCGAAGGTAAACCTATGATTCTCAAAGTGCAGCTCTCCTACGACCACACCGAGGAAGCCGCGCTTCAAGGAGCCCATCATCAGTGGCGCAACAACATCTTTCCTAGCCCTGTGCTGTCAGAGCTGCACACGCCAGAGCAGTTTGACGGCCTAAGCGAGATGGTCACGCTTGAAGAAGTGGCTCAAAAAGTTCGCGTCTCTGCCGACCCACAGCAGCATATTGAGTGGCTGCAAAAAGACATTGAGCTAGGCTTTGACGAGCTGATTTTGCACAACGTCAACCGACAGCAGGAGCAGTTCATTCACGACTTTGGGGAAAAGGTGCTGCCACAGCTCACCCGCTGA
- a CDS encoding sensory rhodopsin transducer, producing MNPPIGKTCWAIAEGYIPAGSTGEGQEFVSHETACLLNTSDQEAHVEITIYFSDREPVGPYPVTVPARRTKHVRFNDLKDPEPVPLGTEYASVIQSDVPIVVQHSRLDSRQAENALLSTIAFAVS from the coding sequence ATGAATCCACCTATTGGAAAAACCTGTTGGGCCATCGCTGAGGGATACATTCCTGCCGGAAGTACAGGTGAGGGGCAAGAATTTGTTAGCCATGAAACTGCCTGCCTGCTGAATACTTCAGATCAGGAAGCCCATGTTGAGATCACGATTTATTTTAGCGATCGTGAACCGGTTGGCCCCTACCCGGTGACTGTCCCCGCTAGGCGAACGAAGCACGTACGGTTTAACGATTTGAAAGACCCTGAGCCGGTGCCTCTAGGCACTGAGTATGCCAGCGTCATTCAATCAGATGTGCCGATTGTGGTGCAGCACAGCCGTTTAGACTCGCGGCAGGCCGAGAACGCGCTGCTGAGCACAATTGCTTTTGCCGTTAGTTAA